One segment of Plasmodium vivax chromosome 14, whole genome shotgun sequence DNA contains the following:
- a CDS encoding tryptophan-rich antigen (Pv-fam-a) (encoded by transcript PVX_101525A) yields MLISKYLAVLTISSVFCLRNNTISSHHGRCLALDEVEDEHIVNLDDIETIQGHSSELDNESNDQLNEEWGEWQLTFEEEFQNFLLSLENNASDMLQEEKNEWDYWIEKMQNKWSRFHGIMSESYKSYIYNKSATWTEADWKTWIHTDWKDYMEIDWHRWINDVEYDLDKLIDERWEQWKTHQIMTWLMSNWTDEEQQYIDKLEFGKYSNKKEMEHFVKRWNKIIQWKTEKWESWIQDKEGFITNIKNEKWLQWKDDHYFLFNNWRNDFIEDWISKKRWLLWSAGRRN; encoded by the exons atgctTATTTCTAAGTATCTCGCCGTACTTACCATATCATCTGTCTTCTGTTTAAGAAATAATACcata tCATCTCACCATGGAAGGTGCTTGGCTCTGGACGAAGTGGAAGATGAACATATCGTGAACTTAGATGACATAGAAACGATACAAGGCCATAGTAGTGAATTGGATAACGAATCAAATGACCAATTAAATGAGGAATGGGGTGAATGGCAGTTGACTTTTGAGGAAGAATTTCAAAACTTTTTGCTGTCCTTAGAAAATAATGCAAGCGACATGTTGCAAGAGGAAAAGAATGAATGGGATTACTGGAtcgaaaaaatgcaaaataaatggtCACGTTTTCATGGAATAATGAGTGAATCATACAAatcttatatttataataaatccGCAACATGGACTGAAGCAGATTGGAAAACGTGGATTCACACTGATTGGAAAGATTACATGGAAATAGACTGGCATAGATGGATAAATGATGTCGAATACGATTTAGATAAATTAATAGATGAGAGATGGGAACAATGGAAGACGCACCAAATTATGACATGGTTAATGAGTAATTGGACAGATGAAGAACAGCAGTATATTGATAAGTTAGAATTCGgaaaatattcaaataaaaaagaaatggaacattttgtgaagaggtggaataaaataattcaatggaaaacagaaaaatgggaaagttGGATACAAGATAAAGAGGGTTTCATCACAAACATTAAGAACGAAAAATGGTTACAATGGAAAGATGAtcattactttttatttaataattggAGAAACGACTTTATTGAAGATTGGATAAGTAAAAAGCGGTGGTTGTTATGGAGTGCAGGCAGAAGAAACTGA